One segment of Primulina tabacum isolate GXHZ01 chromosome 6, ASM2559414v2, whole genome shotgun sequence DNA contains the following:
- the LOC142547990 gene encoding non-specific lipid-transfer protein 1-like, which yields MAISSRFVLKATCLVLVALAVATPAAEGQLSCGQVTSALAPCFDYVLRGGLTVPSNCCYGVKSLYKEAATTADRQAVCYCLKAVTNSASSPVIANAASLPKKCGVILPYTISPTIDCAKVR from the exons ATGGCAATCAGCTCTCGTTTTGTGCTTAAAGCTACGTGCCTGGTTCTAGTAGCGTTGGCGGTGGCCACACCTGCGGCAGAAGGGCAGCTCTCCTGCGGCCAGGTGACGAGCGCCTTAGCTCCTTGCTTCGACTACGTGTTGCGCGGTGGCCTAACCGTGCCTTCTAATTGCTGCTACGGTGTTAAGTCGCTGTACAAGGAGGCGGCCACCACCGCCGACCGTCAGGCTGTTTGCTACTGTCTGAAAGCCGTCACCAACTCCGCCTCTAGTCCTGTCATCGCCAACGCCGCCAGCCTCCCCAAGAAATGTGGCGTCATCCTTCCATATACGATCTCCCCCACCATTGATTGCGCAAA AGTGCGTTGA
- the LOC142547991 gene encoding non-specific lipid-transfer protein 1-like has protein sequence MASFSARTTYLNPMYVALIALTAAALIAPPPTAEAVVSCNSVLTTLSPCLNFVLVGGAVPPTECCYGVKSLANAAATKKDRQAVCSCLKSVASSATPSIINNAAELPGKCGVSIPYVISPSTDCSRVS, from the exons ATGGCAAGCTTCTCCGCAAGGACGACGTACTTGAATCCAATGTACGTTGCACTAATAGCATTAACCGCCGCTGCGCTGATTGCTCCGCCCCCTACGGCTGAGGCAGTGGTTTCATGCAACTCGGTGCTGACCACTCTGTCTCCATGCCTCAACTTTGTTCTGGTCGGAGGTGCTGTTCCACCAACTGAGTGCTGCTACGGCGTAAAGTCTCTTGCAAACGCCGCCGCCACCAAAAAGGACCGCCAGGCCGTGTGCTCGTGCTTGAAATCCGTTGCTAGCTCCGCCACCCCGAGCATCATTAACAACGCCGCCGAGCTCCCAGGAAAGTGTGGCGTCTCTATTCCCTATGTCATCAGCCCATCCACTGACTGCTCCAG GGTGAGCTAA